Proteins from a single region of Oreochromis niloticus isolate F11D_XX linkage group LG7, O_niloticus_UMD_NMBU, whole genome shotgun sequence:
- the acd gene encoding adrenocortical dysplasia protein homolog — MPRLPRNRLSPWIERLILTYGSQEEEQEEVGSRLKAHVIGVGQMSQSQAGNTEGPTGLLFLSDGVLQIPAVLTASAWEHLQEQEDRECFSSLLNSTVCIQDYRLQFHMASEQTKCRFFLSVGELATTAAGPVKDNTPCCTTLPSVRMKICKTWRALLGQEDSQKSQCEFDLSRLLGEWQHDCLQAVLEDVREKLTRGRAASLQPSTSTSTCHSTQTCSSTRWDVDRIRYKGQKCFGVPVKYLLIPEEDSQQVQTLKNAASSTERMEKENIPQVCNPPETTQPSVDDAHWQITQPPAVQGVCASSDSSSLPMEDCLLHEDVITGGTDGPLSNPWNIFSPPCISSSSSDASPEATPSISPHPASAAESKPDPATSTQLPVHLVESSYFPPYQKQLTALPTTATSSSSASGSRIAAEMEKHCIRTAPQSLPAVDQEREETTLTRHGKVKRKQSESTPEALDTSTLAEDKEAELSSSPPSWLFDTPVGGSSAEDGSSPKQASGSVPRKIPKVHRDGRPFSYSYRVCGQNLQDFSRFRVTESLLHWAVKYLVTPKQTDNPANVA; from the coding sequence ATGCCTCGGCTTCCGCGAAACAGACTGTCTCCATGGATAGAGCGTCTCATCTTGACCTACGGCAgccaggaggaggagcaggaggaggtggGCAGCAGATTGAAGGCTCATGTCATCGGTGTGGGTCAGATGTCCCAGTCCCAGGCGGGGAACACCGAGGGCCCCACCGGGTTGCTCTTCCTGTCTGATGGGGTACTCCAGATTCCAGCCGTCCTCACGGCGTCAGCCTGGGAGCAtctgcaggagcaggaggaccgTGAGTGCTTCAGCAGCCTGCTCAACAGCACGGTTTGCATCCAGGACTACCGGCTACAGTTCCACATGGCCTCGGAACAGACTAAATGCAGGTTCTTCTTATCAGTCGGAGAACTAGCTACAACCGCAGCAGGTCCAGTTAAAGACAACACCCCCTGCTGCACCACCCTGCCCTCTGTGAGGATGAAGATCTGTAAGACGTGGAGAGCTCTGCTGGGTCAGGAGGACTCTCAGAAGAGCCAGTGTGAATTTGACCTGTCCAGGCTGCTGGGAGAGTGGCAGCACGACTGTCTGCAGGCTGTGCTGGAGGACGTCAGGGAGAAGCTGACAAGGGGTCGCGCCGCAAGCCTGCagccctccacctccacctccacctgtcACTCCACGCAGACCTGCTCTAGCACACGCTGGGATGTGGACAGGATCAGATATAAGGGACAGAAGTGTTTCGGTGTCCCTGTGAAATATCTCCTCATCCCAGAAGAAGACTCTCAGCAGGTCCAGACTCTAAAAAATGCTGCAAGCAGCACAGAGAGGATGGAGAAGGAGAATATACCGCAAGTCTGCAACCCTCCAGAGACCACACAGCCCTCTGTTGATGATGCACACTGGCAGATAACTCAGCCACCAGCTGTACAAGGAGTCTGTGCATCCAGTGACAGCTCATCTCTTCCAATGGAGGACTGCTTGCTCCATGAGGATGTGATCACAGGTGGGACTGACGGGCCTTTGTCCAACCCATGGAACATATTTTCTCCTCCTTGTAtctcctcatcttcctctgATGCATCTCCAGAAGCTACACCAAGCATCTCGCCACACCCCGCCTCTGCTGCAGAATCCAAGCCTGATCCCGCCACCAGCACGCAGCTTCCTGTCCACCTGGTGGAGTCCAGCTACTTCCCACCCTACCAGAAACAGCTGACTGCCCTCCCCACCACTGCCACTTCCTCTTCTTCAGCTTCAGGCTCCAGGATTGCTGCAGAAATGGAAAAACATTGCATCCGGACAGCACCGCAGAGCCTCCCAGCTGTGGACCAAGAAAGGGAGGAGACAACTTTGACAAGACATGGAAAAGTTAAGAGAAAGCAAAGCGAGTCCACACCAGAAGCCCTCGACACCTCCACCTTGGCGGAGGACAAGGAGGCGGAGCTGAGCAGCAGTCCTCCATCGTGGCTCTTTGACACTCCGGTAGGAGGCTCCAGTGCCGAAGACGGCAGCAGTCCTAAACAGGCTTCAGGGAGTGTCCCGAGAAAAATTCCAAAGGTTCATCGCGACGGCAGGCCGTTCTCTTACTCGTACCGTGTGtgtggacagaatctgcaggaCTTCAGTCGCTTCAGAGTGACTGAATCTCTGCTGCACTGGGCTGTGAAGTATCTCGTGACTCCAAAGCAGACAGACAATCCTGCAAATGTAGCGTGA